Genomic DNA from Enterococcus saccharolyticus subsp. saccharolyticus:
TTCAAACTGTGAGGATTTCCAAGCGCGTCGTGCCATGATTCGTTACCGCGATGCTGAAAACAAAATCCAATATGCGCATACTTTAAATGGTTCAGGCTTAGCTGTTGGTCGGACAGTTGCTGCTGTTCTAGAAAATTATCAAAATGCCGACGGAAGTGTAACGATTCCAGAAGTATTGGTGCCATATATGGGTGGTTTAACAAAAATCGAAAAATAGACTATTAACCGTAAACGATACTTTCGTTTGCGGTTTTTTCATTGATTGAATATTTTAATCGTGTTACATTGATAATGATTACTTTTTAGAAAAACGAAAGAAGAGAAATTATGACTACAGAAAATAAAGAAAATAGACGCAGCAACCGACACTCAAAACAATCGTTCAATAGCCCTCGTGATTTTTTATGGATTTTCTTTCTGGTTGGCGTACTAATGCTTGTCAGTTATGGTACTTATACTGTATATAACAAAATAAAAGACCATGAATTACAAGAAAACTTAGAAAATCAAACTAGTCAGCTAGTCGCGCAAATTGATACCGAGCTAGAAAAAAATGACCTTCCTAGTGAGAAAAAAGAACATGACAGCAATACTATCAAAGAAATTATTTATCTTCCTAAAGAAACGGAGAAACTCCCTTATAAAAATACGGAAGAACAATTAACACATTTAATGAAACAAGAAAGCAAAAAATTAAAACACCCTAAGCAAGCTGTTGTTGTGGGTTGTGTGGAAAAACAAACACATACCGATCAACTTTCTAGCTACGCATTACATGTAGAAACGTATGATTGGAAAACAAAAGAGCAAACATTCCAAAAAGAACAAGAACGCACTGAAAAAGAAATTTATGTCAATACAGATTCTGGCGAAGAAATTACTGCGAAAGCATTGATTGGTTCTAAAGCCAATTTATTAGGTATTCAACAAGTCATTCAACAAAAATTATTGGATGATGCCGAAAATCCGCAAGAAATTTTAGACGCGGTCTTAGCTCTACCAAGATTTGATTTTAAAGATGCGACTTATACACCCGAACATTTACAAATCAACTTACCAAAAAATGAGACTGGCGTAGATGAAGTGACTCTTGCCTATCGTGATATTCAAGCCTTTATCCAAACAGACTTAGTTGATCCGAATCAATTGGCGGAAGAATCGACTGATTTAGACCCAAATAAAAAATATGTCTCTTTAACCTTTGATGATGGTCCTGGTGCTGAAACCACACCTCGTCTCTTACAAATTTTAGCAGAGAAAAATGTCAAAGCCACTTTCTTTATGTTAGGGCAAATGGCAGAAGAGTTCCCAC
This window encodes:
- a CDS encoding polysaccharide deacetylase family protein, with the protein product MTTENKENRRSNRHSKQSFNSPRDFLWIFFLVGVLMLVSYGTYTVYNKIKDHELQENLENQTSQLVAQIDTELEKNDLPSEKKEHDSNTIKEIIYLPKETEKLPYKNTEEQLTHLMKQESKKLKHPKQAVVVGCVEKQTHTDQLSSYALHVETYDWKTKEQTFQKEQERTEKEIYVNTDSGEEITAKALIGSKANLLGIQQVIQQKLLDDAENPQEILDAVLALPRFDFKDATYTPEHLQINLPKNETGVDEVTLAYRDIQAFIQTDLVDPNQLAEESTDLDPNKKYVSLTFDDGPGAETTPRLLQILAEKNVKATFFMLGQMAEEFPQIVKDVYEQGHEIASHSYSHPQLNAIPKEELLEQVRMTDKAIYNAAGILPRTLRPPYGAISPESADIIGKPIIQWDIDSYDWDSKNTNAVIDRVNQTSFEGGIILMHDIHPTTIDAVGTVIDNLRAQGYEFVTTSQLLEQKEKPLYQYFGQKDAREI